A single genomic interval of Mus pahari unplaced genomic scaffold, PAHARI_EIJ_v1.1 scaffold_10329_1, whole genome shotgun sequence harbors:
- the LOC110314826 gene encoding vomeronasal secretory protein 2-like yields MKCLLLTIILFGLLAVLQAQDELPFLSDEKKLSGVWFLKATVRQMRQTEGQTLVAFPYRLTCLEEGTLELRSTFMSKGRCIKMQLRMQKTKEPGQYSIYFGHNLFNFYELPEKDHYIVYMESVPFEKKFQEGHLIGKCPEENLEALEQFKEFIQCKGLLQENIIVPEQR; encoded by the exons ATGAAGTGCCTGCTCCTGACTATCATACTGTTTGGCCTTTTGGCTGTTCTACAGGCCCAGGATGAGCTGCCCTTCCTCTCAGATGAAAAGAAA CTCTCAGGTGTCTGGTTCCTAAAGGCCACAGTGAGACaaatgagacagacagaggggcAAACTCTGGTTGCGTTTCCGTATAGACTCACATGTCTTGAAGAAGGAACCTTGGAGCTCAGGAGCACTTTCAT gtCTAAGGGACGGTGTATTAAGATGCAACTTCGCATGCAGAAAACAAAGGAGCCTGGCCAATATAGTATCT ATTTTGGTCATAACCTCTTCAACTTCTATGAGCTGCCAGAGAAGGACCACTACATCGTTTACATGGAAAGCGTTCCATTTGAGAAAAAATTCCAAGAAGGACACCTCATAG GAAAGTGTCCAGAAGAAAACCTAGAGGCCTTGGAACAGTTTAAGGAATTTATACAATGCAAAGGACTTCTTCAAGAAAACATCATTGTGCCTGAGCAGAGGG